The genomic segment taagttaattttaatatattaattaagtgataattaagatatttaaaattctattcaaataataactctatttaaatcaataaaattaacataattttttttacatcaaaACTTTTGTAAATAAGGttttatattataaatgtataataattatCACAGTTTTGattaagttataattatttttaaatatataattatcttaattTCTATTAtacttaaacatttttattttttaaaaatatgtttttcttttttatattattattatagataTAGATAGATTatagatttaataaataatattttttatattttttttaccaatTAATTACCGCGAAATTTACCGACGGTATATCCCTTCCTTCTCACATAAGTTTCGTGCTCTCTAAGGAGTCTCTTCACTTCCCTATATATTGACTCATTTCACCCTACCGTCGACCTCTCACAAAATTTTCGTCACTTCGCCCAGAAAATTGATCCCAAGACAAAAGAACCCCATGGAAAACCACTCCCGAGACAAAGGTAAAGCTACCCAAACTGACAACGAAGACAAAGATGACCTCCAATCAGTCCTCACCCTCCAACGTCATCTACTAATGGAAGCCAAAACCTTAGACTCTGACCTCGACTTTGCATTCCAACTCCAAATGCAAGAAGCCTTTTCCGCTTCCCTCTCTGTTCACCACCCTTCCTCTTCCCTTGACGTCACTCTTTCCCCTCCTTCGGACAGGGGTTTCGACTACGTAACCCTCATGCTCCAAGACATTGAGAGGTTCGAGATGGAACGTAAAGATAGGGAAGAAAGCGAGGAAGAGATGAGGAGATTCAGGAACGACCTAAACCGTTCGATTTACGACCAAAACTTCGCTAGGTACATCATGAATGTCCCTGAACAAGAATGGAACAACTATGGGGATAACTACGAAAGGCCTTACGATGGGAACGTGGTGGAATCCCAAAATGAGGGTTTTAGAGTTTATGTTAAAGGGTTGGTGAGTGAAGAGAGGATAAGGGAGATGAAAGTTACGGTGGGGGGTGTTGGAGTTGCCATTTGTGATTTTTGGAATAATTTGGTCTTGGAATTGAGGAAGAAGTTAGACGGTGCAGAGTTCATCACCGGTGAAATGGCTGGAGTCGAGGCTGTGATTCATGGGCTTAATGCGGCTTTGAGTTTGGACTTGAAGAGGGTTAcactttttgttgatgatttcTTGGTTTATCAGTTCGTaagtttacaatttttttttttcaagttttctaTTATGGGTTTAtccttttaggttttttttagtatCAAGAATTGCATGTTGTTGATATGCTACCATTGGCTTATAACCATTTGAGTGGTGGGATTTCATttatggctttttttttttttgtatttggtgTTTGTGCGATTGCTTCAATATGTATGCTTCTTTTTTATAGCTAATGAATTCTTTGTTGGCTTCTTATATAGAAAAATTAAAGATGGTGGGATGGCTAATTGTATTAATTATAGCCAATAGCACCATATATGGTAGTCATTTATCTTTTTGTTTTGGTTGGCATAGCTTTGATAGATTACTTGTTGCGTTATGGGTCATGCTATGGGATTGTTGATGAGGCAAGGACATTGTTATTTGGAGACGTAAGCCTTAGATAACAAATGAGGAACCCCTTTTCTAGATTTAAAGATACTTACCCAATTGGGTGATCAAATTGGTTTTTGATTCAGGTAAGTTTGGACGAGGCCTGTTTGATTAGGTGCATTTGGTTTACCTTCCCATGCTTTTTTTTAAGGCGATTGGCATGGGACTATAAGGAAATGTTGGCCAACAAGGAAAGTGCATGTTTTATAGATATAATATACGTAATGCCTTCACTTTGTCATGTGCAACTTTTTGTGCCTTGCGCCTGAGGCAATACAAGGTTCTAGCGCCCATAATGCTCCTTTGAATTTATATCTGTTTTTAAAGTTtagtttctttttaaaaaaattgttttatatgTATATGGTTTTGTAGAAGTTCCTGGTTAGAAATCGAAAATTATGATCACTTTTAGCTTTGTTTGATTCTCCCctcattttcttctttcttttcccttCCTTTGATGATTGTCTTGATTTACCTCTTACGGATGCTAAGTAATGGTGACTCAGTTTGTTTTGGCTAGTCTAAATTTTATCACTGTCATCCCTGGTTTTCCATAAGGAAAGGAATGTTAGTGGAAAGCCAGTAGTGTTTGCGATGTTTTGGGAATTATCCATTGCCATGCATATTTTACttatatttatgattttattaatctCTACATGGTAATGGTTTATGCTGTGATTTCTGAATATAGATTACAGGCAGACAGCAACCTGGACAGAGCAAGTTGGGGACAAAAGTCAACGAGGTCTCTCTTCTACAAAAGCGATTTACTTACTTTCAACCATCATTTGCGGCACGTAATGATATGAGCTTTGTGTTCAAGCTAGCAAGAGATGCTATAGTCTCTCAGATTACTTGGCCTGTAGAAACTAGCAATGGCAAGGGTTTGAAGGAGACTTGCATGATATGTTTTGAAGATACTGATGCTACCCAGATGTTCACTGTCGATGGTTGCTTTCACAGATATTGCTTTTCTTGCATGAAGCAGCATGTAGAAGTCAAATTGCTAAATGCAATGGTGGCTAGTTGTCCTCATGAAGGCTGTAATACTGAGGTGACTATTGATAGCTGTGGGAAATTCTTGGATCCTAAATTAGTTGAGATCATGAGCAACCGCAAGAAGGAAGCTTCTATTGCTGTTTCAGAGAAAGTTTATTGCGCATTTCCAAGGTGTTCTGCACTGATGTCGAAAAGTGAGGTCTTACAATATACTAGAACTGTAATGCTTGTTGCTGAACAATCTGGGGCCAGAAAATGTGTAAAATGCCATCGCTTTTTCTGCATCTATTGCAAGGTTCCTTGGCACTTTGATATGACCTGCATTGATTACAAAAGATTGAATCCTCATCCTGCTAGAGAAGATGCTATGTTGAACACTCTTGCTACTAAAAAACGATGGCGTGAATGTATTAAGTGCAAACATGTGATTGAACTTGGTGGAGGGTGCTATCACATCACTTGCAGGtaccttttcttctttttccatgGAAGATAAGTAATGTCGGGGAAGGGGGTGGGGTTTAAAATCTTGGATTAGTGTCACCTTTACTCTTTACTACTCTGCCTGATGTTATCTGATTGAATGTTAGAAAGGGAGGATTTGTTGATGATTATTTACTTTGATCCTTGTTTAAAGCAAGACGATGACAAAATTAAGTTTTACCATTTGTGCAGATGTGGATTTGAGTTCTGCTACACTTGTGGAGCGGAGTGGCGTAACAAGAAACCAACATGTTCCTGTCCAATATGGGATGAGCCTAACATTATACATAATCGACAAAGGCGGCAATGATGTAATCGTA from the Gossypium hirsutum isolate 1008001.06 chromosome D09, Gossypium_hirsutum_v2.1, whole genome shotgun sequence genome contains:
- the LOC107891494 gene encoding uncharacterized protein, translated to MENHSRDKGKATQTDNEDKDDLQSVLTLQRHLLMEAKTLDSDLDFAFQLQMQEAFSASLSVHHPSSSLDVTLSPPSDRGFDYVTLMLQDIERFEMERKDREESEEEMRRFRNDLNRSIYDQNFARYIMNVPEQEWNNYGDNYERPYDGNVVESQNEGFRVYVKGLVSEERIREMKVTVGGVGVAICDFWNNLVLELRKKLDGAEFITGEMAGVEAVIHGLNAALSLDLKRVTLFVDDFLVYQFITGRQQPGQSKLGTKVNEVSLLQKRFTYFQPSFAARNDMSFVFKLARDAIVSQITWPVETSNGKGLKETCMICFEDTDATQMFTVDGCFHRYCFSCMKQHVEVKLLNAMVASCPHEGCNTEVTIDSCGKFLDPKLVEIMSNRKKEASIAVSEKVYCAFPRCSALMSKSEVLQYTRTVMLVAEQSGARKCVKCHRFFCIYCKVPWHFDMTCIDYKRLNPHPAREDAMLNTLATKKRWRECIKCKHVIELGGGCYHITCRCGFEFCYTCGAEWRNKKPTCSCPIWDEPNIIHNRQRRQ